One region of Streptomyces capillispiralis genomic DNA includes:
- a CDS encoding FadR/GntR family transcriptional regulator — MEAVLSHLRSAIERGAYAIGDKLPSEAELCRTLEVSRPVLREALRALQTMGLTVSRTGKGTFVVANAVEDPTFGDYAASDLLEVRRHIEIPVAGYAARRRTPENLDHLAHLLDRMERETDTTAWVAMDTLFHLAVAEAAQNPVFRRVIEEIRDALARQSAFLNELGDRREQSNREHRAIVEALTDGSEHDAVEAMTHHLDRVEKTLTDILRPARTGTPATAGPGRSGAPT; from the coding sequence ATGGAAGCGGTGCTCTCCCACCTCCGCTCCGCCATCGAGCGCGGCGCGTACGCGATCGGCGACAAGCTCCCCTCCGAGGCGGAGCTGTGCCGCACCCTGGAGGTCTCCCGGCCCGTGCTGCGCGAAGCGCTGCGCGCCCTGCAGACCATGGGCCTGACCGTGTCCCGCACCGGCAAGGGCACCTTCGTCGTCGCCAACGCCGTGGAGGACCCCACCTTCGGCGACTACGCGGCCAGCGACCTCCTCGAAGTGCGCCGCCACATCGAGATCCCGGTCGCCGGGTACGCCGCCCGGCGCCGCACCCCGGAGAACCTGGACCACCTGGCCCATCTCCTGGACCGTATGGAGCGGGAGACCGACACCACCGCGTGGGTGGCGATGGACACCCTCTTCCACCTCGCCGTCGCCGAGGCCGCCCAGAATCCGGTGTTCCGCCGGGTCATCGAGGAGATCCGGGACGCGCTGGCCCGCCAGTCCGCCTTCCTCAACGAACTCGGCGACCGCCGCGAGCAGTCCAACCGCGAGCACCGCGCCATCGTCGAGGCACTGACCGACGGTTCCGAGCACGACGCCGTCGAGGCCATGACCCACCATCTCGACCGCGTCGAGAAGACCCTCACGGACATCCTGCGCCCCGCCCGCACGGGGACGCCCGCCACCGCGGGCCCCGGACGGTCCGGCGCACCGACGTGA
- the rho gene encoding transcription termination factor Rho: MTTTTLDHAPVQQQPRLVTGVLDIDSAGKGHLRAENCMPSPDDPPVSPALLRRHGLRKGDDVEGVLNERGGLTDITRVGGRTPGALRGRRDFHDLTPLHPRQRLRLEHPGSALAGRVADLLTPVGKGQRGLLVAPPKTGKTVLIQQLAAAVAGNHPECRLMVVLLDERPEEVTDMRRSVRGEVYASTFDRPARQHIALAELVIERAKRRVEAGEDVVVLLDSLTRLCRAYNNAAASGGRTLSGGVDASALLGPKRFFGAARQAEEGGSLTILASALVETGSRADEFYFEELKSTGNMELRLSREAAARRLFPAVDITGSGTRREELLLTPAELSAAQGLRRVLGSGDGPSGLETLLGRMRETPDNATFLRRVRPTLPGD, translated from the coding sequence ATGACCACCACCACGCTCGATCACGCTCCCGTACAGCAGCAGCCCCGGCTCGTCACCGGTGTCCTCGACATCGACTCCGCCGGGAAGGGGCATCTGCGCGCAGAGAACTGCATGCCCTCCCCCGACGACCCGCCCGTCTCCCCCGCGCTGCTGCGCCGCCACGGCCTGCGCAAGGGTGACGACGTGGAGGGCGTCCTCAACGAGAGGGGCGGTCTGACCGACATCACCCGGGTCGGCGGCCGTACGCCCGGCGCACTGCGCGGCCGACGCGACTTCCACGACCTGACGCCCCTTCACCCGCGGCAGCGGCTGCGCCTGGAACACCCGGGTTCCGCCCTGGCCGGACGGGTCGCCGACCTGCTCACTCCGGTCGGCAAGGGGCAGCGCGGACTGCTCGTGGCCCCGCCCAAGACCGGCAAGACGGTCCTCATCCAGCAGCTCGCGGCGGCCGTCGCCGGCAACCACCCGGAATGCCGGCTGATGGTGGTGCTCCTCGACGAACGGCCCGAGGAGGTCACCGACATGCGCCGCTCGGTGCGCGGCGAGGTGTACGCCTCGACCTTCGACCGGCCGGCCCGGCAGCACATCGCGCTCGCCGAACTGGTCATCGAGCGGGCCAAGCGGCGGGTCGAGGCCGGCGAGGACGTCGTCGTACTGCTCGACTCGCTGACCCGGCTGTGCCGTGCCTACAACAACGCGGCCGCGTCCGGTGGCCGCACCCTCAGCGGCGGCGTCGACGCCTCCGCGCTGCTCGGCCCCAAGCGGTTCTTCGGCGCCGCCCGCCAGGCCGAGGAGGGCGGCTCGCTGACGATCCTCGCCTCCGCCCTGGTGGAGACCGGCTCCCGCGCCGACGAGTTCTACTTCGAGGAGCTGAAGAGCACCGGCAACATGGAGCTGCGGCTCAGCCGCGAGGCGGCCGCCCGCCGGCTCTTCCCCGCCGTCGACATCACCGGCTCGGGCACCCGGCGTGAGGAACTGCTGCTCACTCCCGCCGAGTTGAGCGCCGCCCAGGGGCTGCGCCGGGTGCTGGGGTCCGGGGACGGGCCGTCCGGCCTGGAGACGCTGCTGGGGCGGATGCGGGAGACCCCCGACAACGCGACGTTCCTGCGGCGCGTCCGGCCGACCCTGCCCGGCGACTGA
- a CDS encoding response regulator, with product MGELRPLGDDLNDASRALAEALRELFESLHLSVRRYAARRRLDPGTVSRYLNGTRLPPWQVISDLFTDVAEHRGTAVTTEAIELVRSLYGSAVDAASSPKHALEILEQQLADADHVSRRSSVRGDVLGDALLDRTQRIADLETRLNQLEADRIAERKRADELTRAHPDVSGLIQERNALRMEVERLGAALREAQAQRAAAEGRCDLLERQLDAVEQATAAVLPAGPQDMPKILVVDDQPDNLLAMTAVLATLEQELVTVSSGREALKALLDHDDFAVIIMDVQMPEMDGYETCAHIKRRPRTRDVPIIFLTAMGTGSEHSARGYAAGAVDYISKPFDPWALRAKVAVFTSIYLERHSQ from the coding sequence ATGGGTGAACTGCGGCCTCTGGGAGACGACCTCAACGACGCCTCCCGCGCGTTGGCGGAGGCGCTGCGCGAGCTCTTCGAGAGCCTGCACCTGTCCGTCCGCCGGTACGCGGCACGGCGCCGGCTCGATCCGGGCACGGTCTCGCGCTACCTGAACGGCACCCGGTTACCCCCGTGGCAGGTGATCAGCGACCTCTTCACCGATGTCGCCGAGCATCGCGGGACCGCCGTCACCACCGAGGCCATCGAGCTGGTCCGGAGCCTGTACGGATCGGCCGTGGACGCCGCCTCCTCCCCCAAGCACGCGCTGGAGATCCTGGAGCAGCAGCTGGCCGACGCCGACCACGTCTCCCGGCGGTCCAGTGTCCGCGGCGACGTCCTGGGTGACGCGCTGCTGGACCGGACCCAGCGCATCGCCGATCTGGAGACGCGGCTCAACCAGCTGGAGGCCGACCGCATCGCGGAGCGCAAGCGGGCGGACGAGCTCACGCGGGCGCACCCGGACGTCTCGGGTCTCATCCAGGAACGCAACGCGCTCCGGATGGAGGTCGAGCGCCTGGGAGCGGCCCTCCGGGAGGCGCAGGCCCAGCGTGCCGCGGCGGAGGGCCGCTGCGATCTGCTGGAGCGTCAGCTCGACGCCGTCGAGCAGGCCACGGCGGCCGTGCTGCCGGCGGGGCCCCAGGACATGCCCAAGATCCTCGTCGTGGACGATCAGCCGGACAACCTGCTGGCGATGACGGCGGTCCTGGCGACGCTGGAGCAGGAGCTCGTCACGGTCTCCTCCGGCCGGGAGGCCCTGAAGGCCCTGCTCGACCACGACGACTTCGCGGTCATCATCATGGACGTGCAGATGCCGGAGATGGACGGCTACGAGACCTGCGCGCACATCAAACGCCGCCCGAGGACCCGGGACGTCCCCATCATCTTCCTGACCGCGATGGGCACGGGATCGGAACACTCCGCCCGCGGGTACGCGGCCGGTGCCGTCGACTACATCAGCAAGCCCTTCGACCCGTGGGCCCTGCGGGCCAAAGTCGCCGTGTTCACCTCCATCTACCTCGAGCGGCACAGCCAGTAG
- a CDS encoding winged helix-turn-helix domain-containing protein — protein sequence MLRTPVNVTRLRILAWLREAGGDRSGFTADDVAAGLGVSRPVVLAHLRLLTALGMLRTDCCADPVVYRCDEARIAEVAEMFEKGW from the coding sequence ATGCTGAGGACCCCCGTCAACGTGACGCGGCTGCGGATCCTGGCGTGGCTGAGGGAAGCGGGCGGCGACCGGAGCGGCTTCACCGCGGACGACGTCGCCGCGGGCCTGGGCGTGTCCCGTCCGGTAGTCCTCGCCCACCTCCGGCTGCTGACGGCCCTGGGCATGCTGCGTACCGACTGCTGCGCGGATCCCGTCGTCTACCGGTGCGACGAGGCACGGATCGCCGAGGTCGCGGAGATGTTCGAGAAGGGGTGGTAG
- a CDS encoding asparaginase has translation MNTSLPADAPLIREPLHAPVAHLIRGGVVEGIHYGSVVVLGPDGEVRFQLGDIEAACYPRSALKPVQAVAMLRAGLPLDGALLSLAAASHSGEEHHLAGARRILDLAGLTEDHLRNVPDLPFDPAVRDIWVRENRPPSRLAQNCSGKHAAMLYTTGLNGWSLDDYLDPAHPLQQAIAEIVEDLTGQRVATVTVDGCGAPLFSVSLHGLARAAARITTAAPGTPEARVADAMRAHPETASGTRRDVAALMRAVPGLLAKDGFEGVQVAALPDGTAVAVKIADGADRARVPVAAAALARAGVDPALLTRFAGEPLLGGGRPVGAVRPVRALDPVTVSACA, from the coding sequence ATGAACACCAGTCTCCCCGCGGACGCACCCCTGATCCGCGAGCCCCTCCACGCCCCCGTCGCCCACCTGATACGCGGCGGTGTCGTGGAAGGCATCCACTACGGCTCCGTCGTCGTCCTCGGCCCCGACGGCGAGGTCCGGTTCCAGCTCGGCGACATCGAGGCCGCCTGCTACCCGCGCTCCGCCCTCAAGCCCGTCCAGGCGGTCGCGATGCTCCGCGCGGGGCTCCCGCTCGACGGCGCGCTGCTGTCGCTCGCCGCCGCCAGCCACTCCGGCGAGGAACACCACCTCGCCGGTGCCCGCCGCATCCTCGACCTCGCCGGACTGACCGAGGACCACCTCCGCAACGTCCCCGACCTGCCCTTCGACCCGGCCGTGCGGGACATCTGGGTGCGCGAGAACCGCCCGCCCTCCCGGCTCGCCCAGAACTGCTCCGGCAAGCACGCCGCCATGCTGTACACCACCGGGCTCAACGGCTGGTCCCTGGACGACTACCTCGACCCCGCGCACCCCCTCCAGCAGGCGATCGCCGAGATCGTCGAGGACCTCACCGGGCAGCGCGTCGCGACGGTGACCGTCGACGGCTGCGGCGCGCCGCTGTTCTCCGTCTCCCTGCACGGCCTGGCCCGCGCCGCGGCGAGGATCACCACCGCCGCGCCCGGCACCCCCGAGGCCCGGGTGGCCGACGCGATGCGCGCGCACCCGGAGACCGCCTCCGGAACCCGCCGGGACGTCGCCGCGCTGATGCGGGCGGTCCCCGGACTGCTCGCCAAGGACGGCTTCGAGGGCGTGCAGGTCGCCGCCCTGCCCGACGGCACCGCCGTCGCCGTGAAGATCGCCGACGGGGCCGACCGGGCGCGCGTCCCGGTCGCCGCGGCGGCGCTCGCCCGCGCGGGCGTGGACCCGGCCCTGCTCACCCGGTTCGCGGGAGAGCCGCTGCTCGGTGGCGGGAGGCCGGTGGGCGCGGTGCGCCCGGTGCGCGCGCTGGACCCGGTGACCGTTTCGGCCTGCGCCTGA
- a CDS encoding MFS transporter, translating into MTDQFTVKATYGQVFAVAQFRAVFAGRLLGVMSDTLRAVALAVLVYDRTGSPLLTAVTMTINFLPQAAGGLFLAAMADRFTPRTLISTGYALQCAVGLLLAMGHLPVAASLVLVAGVACLTPVTTGATARVLAEALTGDTYVLGRSLSYIVAVSAQMVGMAAGGTLVVWLGVERTMLVTAGAHLVAAAISRLFLSPARAPRASAPATGGGSIMRRTLRGNAALVASPGVLKLIMVQCLPAAYLAAAGSLLIPYSAHRGFSPQQTGVLLAATSVGMLIGDVVIGRAFAPATRERLVLPLLLVMGTPSLTLALDLPYPSVAAAYVVTGTGSAYLLGLQRRFLEAVPAGLQGQGFALLNTVTMSIQGVGPLVFGVVAEFVPVGIAIALTGVGSVATTLLLREAARPRVSSAEAA; encoded by the coding sequence ATGACCGATCAGTTCACCGTGAAGGCCACCTACGGCCAGGTCTTCGCGGTCGCCCAGTTCCGTGCCGTCTTCGCCGGCCGGCTGCTCGGCGTCATGTCCGACACCCTGCGGGCCGTGGCACTCGCGGTGCTGGTGTACGACCGGACCGGCTCACCGCTGCTCACCGCGGTGACGATGACCATCAACTTCCTGCCGCAGGCCGCCGGCGGCCTGTTCCTCGCCGCGATGGCGGACCGGTTCACCCCGCGCACCCTCATCAGCACCGGCTACGCCCTCCAGTGCGCGGTCGGGCTGCTGCTCGCGATGGGGCACCTCCCGGTCGCCGCCAGCCTGGTCCTGGTCGCCGGCGTGGCCTGCCTGACCCCGGTCACCACCGGGGCCACGGCCAGGGTCCTCGCGGAAGCCCTCACCGGCGACACCTACGTCCTCGGGCGCTCGCTGTCCTACATCGTCGCCGTCTCCGCGCAGATGGTGGGCATGGCCGCCGGCGGGACGCTGGTGGTCTGGCTGGGCGTGGAGCGCACGATGCTGGTCACCGCCGGGGCGCACCTGGTCGCCGCGGCGATCAGCCGGCTGTTCCTGTCGCCCGCCCGGGCGCCCCGCGCGAGCGCGCCGGCGACGGGCGGCGGGTCGATCATGCGCCGGACCCTGCGGGGCAACGCGGCGCTGGTCGCCAGCCCCGGCGTGCTCAAGCTGATCATGGTGCAGTGCCTGCCCGCCGCCTACCTGGCCGCGGCGGGCAGTCTGCTCATCCCGTACAGCGCGCACCGCGGGTTCAGCCCCCAGCAGACCGGCGTCCTGCTGGCCGCCACCTCGGTCGGCATGCTGATCGGCGACGTCGTCATCGGCCGGGCGTTCGCGCCCGCCACCCGGGAACGGCTGGTCCTGCCGCTGCTGTTGGTGATGGGCACCCCCTCGCTCACGCTCGCCCTGGACCTGCCCTATCCGTCGGTCGCCGCCGCCTACGTCGTCACCGGCACCGGCTCCGCCTACCTGCTCGGCCTGCAGCGGCGCTTCCTGGAAGCCGTTCCCGCTGGACTCCAGGGTCAGGGCTTCGCGTTGCTGAATACCGTCACCATGAGCATCCAGGGCGTCGGCCCCCTGGTGTTCGGAGTGGTCGCCGAGTTCGTGCCGGTCGGCATCGCGATCGCGCTGACCGGAGTGGGCAGCGTGGCCACCACCCTGCTGCTGCGCGAAGCGGCCCGACCGAGGGTGAGTTCGGCCGAGGCCGCCTGA
- the aspA gene encoding aspartate ammonia-lyase — protein MTAATRREHDLLGDRDVPAEAYWGVHTLRATENFPITGTPISAHPHLVDALAAVKEAAALANEELGLLEPRKAAAIAQACREIRAGRLHEQFVVDVVQGGAGTSTNMNANEVIANRALELLGHAKGEYTHLHPNEDVNLGQSTNDVYPTAVKIATVFAVHGLLDAMAVLQDAFATKAVEFRDVLKMGRTQLQDAVPMTLGQEFSSYAVMLDEDRSRLAEAVELIHEINLGATAIGTGLNAPAGYAESARRHLAAITGLPLVTAANLVEATQDCGAFVQMSGVLKRVAVKLSKSCNDLRLLSSGPRAGLGEINLPPVQAGSSIMPGKVNPVIPEVVNQVAFEVIGNDVTITMAAEAGQLQLNAFEPVILHSLAKSLTHLRAACLTLAERCVVGITANTEALRATVENSIGLVTALNPHIGYTAATGIAKEALATGRGVAELVLEKGLLPADTLAGLLRPEVLAGTGEG, from the coding sequence ATGACCGCAGCCACCCGCCGCGAGCACGATCTGCTCGGCGACCGTGACGTCCCCGCCGAGGCGTACTGGGGCGTGCACACCCTGCGCGCCACCGAGAACTTCCCCATCACCGGCACCCCCATCTCCGCCCACCCGCACCTCGTCGACGCCCTGGCCGCCGTCAAGGAGGCCGCCGCCCTCGCCAACGAGGAGCTGGGGCTGCTGGAGCCGCGCAAGGCGGCGGCGATCGCGCAGGCCTGCCGGGAGATCCGCGCGGGCCGGCTGCACGAGCAGTTCGTGGTGGACGTCGTCCAGGGCGGCGCCGGCACCTCCACCAACATGAACGCCAACGAGGTGATCGCCAACCGGGCGCTGGAACTGCTGGGCCACGCCAAGGGCGAGTACACCCACCTGCACCCCAACGAGGACGTCAACCTCGGCCAGTCCACCAACGACGTCTACCCGACCGCCGTGAAGATCGCGACGGTGTTCGCGGTGCACGGCCTGCTGGACGCCATGGCGGTGCTGCAGGACGCCTTCGCCACCAAGGCCGTCGAGTTCCGCGACGTGCTGAAGATGGGCCGCACCCAGCTCCAGGACGCCGTCCCGATGACGCTCGGGCAGGAGTTCTCCTCGTACGCCGTCATGCTGGACGAGGACCGCAGCCGGCTCGCCGAGGCCGTCGAGCTGATCCACGAGATCAACCTGGGCGCGACCGCCATCGGCACCGGCCTCAACGCCCCCGCCGGATACGCCGAGTCGGCCCGCCGCCACCTCGCCGCGATCACCGGGCTGCCGCTGGTGACGGCCGCCAACCTGGTCGAAGCGACCCAGGACTGCGGCGCGTTCGTCCAGATGTCCGGTGTGCTCAAGCGTGTCGCCGTCAAGCTCTCCAAGAGCTGCAACGACCTGCGGCTGCTGTCCTCCGGGCCGCGCGCCGGCCTCGGCGAGATCAACCTCCCGCCGGTGCAGGCCGGTTCGTCCATCATGCCCGGCAAGGTCAACCCGGTGATCCCCGAGGTCGTCAACCAGGTCGCCTTCGAGGTGATCGGCAACGACGTCACCATCACCATGGCCGCCGAGGCCGGGCAGCTTCAGCTCAACGCCTTCGAGCCGGTCATCCTGCACTCCCTGGCCAAGTCCCTCACCCATCTGCGGGCCGCCTGCCTCACCCTCGCCGAGCGGTGCGTCGTGGGCATCACCGCCAACACCGAGGCGCTGCGTGCCACCGTCGAGAACTCCATCGGCCTGGTCACCGCCCTCAACCCGCACATCGGCTACACGGCCGCCACGGGAATAGCCAAGGAGGCCCTCGCCACCGGCCGCGGGGTCGCCGAACTCGTCCTGGAGAAGGGCCTGTTGCCTGCCGACACCCTGGCCGGTCTGCTGCGCCCGGAGGTCCTCGCGGGCACGGGCGAGGGCTGA
- the alr gene encoding alanine racemase, whose product MEARSIVPRRYLNVLVDLSAVAHNTRVVRQAVSRPATAVMAVVKADAYGHGAIDVARAALDAGATWLGVYTTAEALELRRAGLDAPILAWLHNSVESMCLATAAGVDVSVQSARTLAFAVDAGRSAGRPARVHLEVDTGLARGGAALQHSAALLDAAKAAQSQGLIEVVSVWSHLSHGEVPGHHTLDEQAKLLDDAWRRAVDTGLDVRRHLAGSLSALTRPDLHLDMIRTGSALYGLLPYTERHSFDLRPAMRVTSHVALTKWVEAGQGVSYEHDWVAPSALNLALIPVGYADGIPRSLSGRLSVSIRGRRYPVVGRICMDQMIVNCGDEKVEEGEEVVLIGSESDGEPTIHEWALAMNTTPCEVTTYFDRPHVNRQTVPAVGTRPWTG is encoded by the coding sequence ATGGAGGCTCGGTCGATTGTTCCACGTCGCTACCTCAACGTGCTGGTGGACCTGTCGGCCGTCGCGCACAACACGCGCGTCGTCCGACAGGCCGTCAGCCGGCCCGCCACCGCAGTGATGGCCGTCGTCAAGGCCGATGCCTACGGGCACGGCGCGATCGACGTCGCCCGCGCGGCGCTCGACGCCGGGGCGACCTGGCTCGGCGTGTACACCACGGCCGAAGCACTCGAACTGCGCCGGGCCGGCCTCGACGCCCCGATCCTCGCCTGGCTGCACAACTCGGTGGAGAGCATGTGCCTGGCCACGGCGGCCGGCGTGGACGTCTCGGTGCAGTCCGCCCGCACCCTGGCCTTCGCGGTCGACGCCGGACGAAGCGCCGGACGCCCGGCCAGGGTCCACCTGGAGGTCGACACCGGGCTCGCGCGCGGCGGGGCGGCGCTCCAGCACTCGGCGGCCCTGCTGGACGCCGCCAAGGCCGCCCAGAGCCAAGGCCTGATCGAGGTGGTCTCGGTGTGGTCGCACCTCTCCCACGGCGAAGTCCCGGGCCACCACACGCTGGATGAACAGGCGAAGCTACTCGACGACGCGTGGCGGCGGGCCGTCGACACCGGCCTCGACGTCCGACGCCACCTCGCCGGATCCCTGTCGGCGCTCACCAGGCCCGACCTCCACCTCGACATGATCCGAACCGGCTCGGCCCTCTACGGCCTGCTGCCGTACACGGAGCGCCACAGTTTCGACCTCCGGCCCGCCATGCGAGTCACCAGCCACGTCGCGTTGACCAAGTGGGTCGAAGCCGGTCAAGGCGTCTCCTACGAACACGACTGGGTCGCGCCGAGCGCGCTCAACCTGGCCCTGATCCCGGTCGGCTACGCCGACGGAATCCCGCGCTCCCTCAGCGGACGCCTCTCGGTCTCCATCCGCGGCCGGCGCTACCCCGTCGTCGGACGCATCTGCATGGACCAGATGATCGTCAACTGCGGTGACGAGAAAGTGGAGGAGGGGGAGGAGGTGGTCCTCATCGGCAGCGAGTCGGACGGCGAGCCCACCATCCACGAATGGGCGCTCGCCATGAACACCACCCCGTGCGAGGTCACCACCTACTTCGATCGCCCGCACGTCAACCGGCAGACCGTGCCGGCGGTCGGCACCCGTCCCTGGACGGGCTGA
- a CDS encoding D-alanyl-D-alanine carboxypeptidase family protein, protein MTVGFASRAAVSSGALCTAGLLALAPAAATTGTGIDPGPPATAAPASLLYRHGTHVRPRPGAPEVPELSARSWLVADADTGAVLAAHDAHRRLPPASTLKTLFALTVLPVLPAGIRHRVSEEELAGIGPGSSLVGVAENRTYRVSDLWNGVFLNSGNDAVRVLAALSGGWRATARRMEEQARALGARDTRVKSPDGYDAPGQVSSAYDLAVFGRAGLRRPDFARYCARAAARFPDRDGGSYGIVNTNRLLTGADGVDPYRGLVGVKNGYTSHAGHTLVAAARRGGRTLVATVMNPRSGGGLAVYEEARALLDWGFGAAGRVDPVGSLDALRPRPPGGPEAEPAAAGAGRLGDRPGRTATWTIAGAALLGGAGVAVFLRLRWGPVPKG, encoded by the coding sequence ATGACTGTCGGATTTGCTTCGCGGGCGGCTGTGTCCAGCGGTGCGCTGTGCACGGCCGGGCTGCTGGCACTCGCTCCCGCCGCGGCGACCACCGGTACCGGCATCGACCCCGGCCCACCGGCCACGGCGGCGCCCGCGTCGCTGCTGTACCGGCACGGCACGCACGTCCGCCCGCGCCCGGGGGCGCCCGAGGTCCCGGAGCTGTCCGCGCGCTCCTGGCTGGTCGCCGACGCCGACACCGGCGCCGTACTGGCGGCGCACGACGCGCACCGCAGACTGCCGCCCGCCAGCACCCTGAAGACGCTGTTCGCCCTCACCGTGCTGCCCGTCCTGCCCGCCGGCATCCGGCACCGCGTCAGCGAGGAGGAACTGGCGGGCATCGGCCCCGGCAGCAGCCTCGTCGGGGTCGCGGAGAACCGCACGTACCGGGTCTCGGACCTGTGGAACGGGGTGTTCCTCAACTCCGGCAACGACGCCGTGCGGGTGCTGGCCGCGCTCAGCGGCGGCTGGCGGGCCACGGCACGGCGCATGGAGGAACAGGCCCGCGCCCTGGGCGCCCGGGACACCCGGGTGAAGTCACCGGACGGCTACGACGCGCCCGGCCAGGTGTCCTCGGCGTACGACCTGGCGGTGTTCGGCCGGGCCGGTCTGCGCCGTCCGGACTTCGCGCGGTACTGCGCCCGGGCCGCGGCCCGGTTCCCGGACCGCGACGGCGGCTCCTACGGCATCGTGAACACCAACCGGCTACTCACCGGCGCGGACGGCGTCGATCCCTACCGGGGCCTGGTCGGCGTCAAGAACGGCTACACCAGCCACGCCGGACACACCCTGGTCGCGGCCGCGCGCCGGGGCGGGCGCACCCTCGTGGCGACGGTCATGAACCCCCGTTCCGGCGGCGGCCTCGCGGTGTACGAGGAGGCGCGGGCGCTGCTGGACTGGGGGTTCGGGGCGGCCGGGCGGGTGGATCCGGTGGGCTCGCTGGACGCGCTGCGCCCCCGGCCGCCGGGCGGACCGGAGGCAGAGCCCGCGGCCGCCGGCGCGGGACGGCTCGGCGACCGGCCGGGACGGACGGCGACCTGGACGATCGCCGGTGCCGCGCTGCTGGGCGGCGCGGGCGTGGCCGTGTTCCTGCGCCTCAGATGGGGTCCGGTACCGAAAGGCTGA
- a CDS encoding fatty acid desaturase family protein: MRFGAVALALAGGVTAFCVLGDSWSQLFVAAALAVVFGQLGLAAHDLAHRQVFSRRRPSEIGGLLVADVLLGMSYGWWMNKHTRHHANPNHETKDPDVAPDLLVWSRRQAQRAKGPARFIGKHQAALFFPLLTLEGLNLSLSSFRALRRPSMKRPVLEGTLLVAHFAVYFGGLFLVLSPGKALAFIAVHQGLFGIYLGSVFAPNHKGMPMIEEGTELDFLRRQVLTSRNVDGGVLIDAFMGGLNYQIEHHLFPSMPTPALGRAQVITERYCAELGIPYHRTGLLASHRAALRHLRQVGEPLRAAG; the protein is encoded by the coding sequence GTGCGTTTCGGAGCCGTCGCGCTGGCCCTCGCGGGAGGTGTCACCGCCTTCTGTGTCCTGGGGGACAGCTGGAGCCAGCTCTTCGTCGCCGCCGCCCTCGCCGTGGTGTTCGGGCAGCTCGGACTGGCCGCGCACGACCTGGCCCACCGCCAGGTGTTCTCCCGGCGGCGGCCCAGCGAGATCGGCGGTCTGCTGGTGGCCGACGTGCTGCTGGGCATGAGCTATGGCTGGTGGATGAACAAGCACACGCGCCACCACGCGAACCCCAATCACGAGACGAAGGACCCGGACGTCGCCCCGGACCTCCTGGTGTGGTCACGGCGTCAGGCGCAACGGGCCAAGGGCCCGGCGCGGTTCATCGGGAAACACCAGGCGGCCCTTTTCTTCCCGTTGCTGACCCTGGAGGGCCTCAATCTGAGTCTCAGCAGTTTCAGGGCTCTGCGCCGTCCGTCGATGAAGCGTCCGGTGCTGGAGGGAACCCTGCTCGTCGCCCACTTCGCCGTGTATTTCGGCGGGCTTTTCCTGGTCCTCTCCCCCGGCAAGGCGCTCGCGTTCATCGCCGTCCACCAGGGTCTGTTCGGGATCTACCTCGGCTCCGTCTTCGCCCCCAACCACAAGGGCATGCCGATGATCGAGGAGGGCACCGAGCTGGACTTCCTGCGCCGGCAGGTCCTCACCTCGCGCAACGTGGACGGCGGGGTGCTGATCGACGCGTTCATGGGCGGGCTGAACTACCAGATCGAGCACCACCTGTTCCCCAGCATGCCGACGCCGGCCCTCGGCCGGGCCCAGGTCATCACCGAGCGGTACTGCGCGGAGCTGGGCATCCCCTACCACCGGACGGGGCTGCTCGCCTCGCACCGTGCTGCCCTGCGCCACCTCAGGCAGGTCGGGGAGCCGCTGCGCGCCGCCGGCTGA